One Pyramidobacter piscolens W5455 DNA segment encodes these proteins:
- a CDS encoding ankyrin repeat domain-containing protein encodes RIRASAELSAPAKRRRLKKLRAALKRDPARVTPLMLAAVNPNAAAPEIIAYLLEKGEALEAKDGEGRTPLICAVRYNPSPLAAEALLNAGADPRAALSGNGLRRLLRFNERMDGRDKKRLLRLIREKLAL; translated from the coding sequence CGGATCCGCGCTTCGGCGGAGCTGTCCGCGCCAGCCAAACGCCGCCGCCTTAAAAAGCTGCGCGCCGCGCTGAAGCGCGACCCCGCCCGCGTCACGCCGCTGATGCTGGCAGCCGTCAACCCCAACGCCGCCGCGCCGGAGATCATCGCCTATCTGCTGGAAAAAGGCGAAGCGCTCGAAGCCAAAGACGGCGAAGGACGCACGCCGCTGATCTGCGCCGTGCGCTACAATCCCAGCCCGCTGGCGGCCGAAGCCCTGCTGAACGCCGGCGCCGATCCGCGCGCTGCGCTCAGCGGCAACGGCCTGCGCCGCCTGCTCCGTTTCAACGAGCGCATGGACGGGCGCGACAAAAAACGCCTGCTCCGCCTCATCCGCGAAAAACTCGCCCTCTGA
- a CDS encoding Cof-type HAD-IIB family hydrolase — MIRMIATDLDGTLLAPGGLSMPERNRAALAKAASLGVCVVICTGRLFAGGRKYALTAPGDQPVICVNGAVVRMSRSGAYLRRVGLGPELAREALDHFRAAGAKPWFYVGDACFAEEGSDALEALKRRTGARVEIVPDLAAKCGERPEKLLALLPPQQVRALHGELTARFGPRLYVTRSSERQIEALAPRANKGLALAMVARRFGVAREEIAAFGDNYNDLELFRAAGVRVAMENGEQALKDQADVIAPPNGEGGVGQVVERLLAQSR, encoded by the coding sequence ATGATCAGGATGATCGCAACCGATCTCGACGGCACGCTGCTGGCCCCCGGCGGCTTGTCCATGCCGGAGCGCAACCGCGCGGCGCTGGCAAAAGCGGCCTCTCTGGGCGTGTGCGTGGTGATCTGCACGGGGCGTCTGTTCGCGGGCGGGCGCAAATACGCTTTGACGGCGCCGGGCGACCAGCCGGTGATCTGTGTCAACGGCGCGGTCGTGCGCATGAGCCGGTCGGGGGCGTACCTGCGCCGCGTCGGCCTCGGACCGGAACTGGCGCGCGAGGCGCTGGATCATTTTCGCGCGGCGGGGGCGAAGCCGTGGTTTTACGTCGGCGACGCCTGCTTCGCCGAGGAAGGTTCCGACGCGCTCGAGGCCCTGAAGCGGCGTACGGGCGCGCGCGTGGAGATCGTCCCCGACCTGGCGGCGAAATGCGGCGAACGGCCGGAAAAACTTCTCGCGCTTCTGCCGCCCCAACAGGTCCGGGCGCTGCACGGCGAACTGACGGCGCGCTTCGGCCCCCGGCTGTACGTGACGCGTTCCAGCGAGCGCCAGATCGAGGCGCTCGCCCCGCGGGCGAACAAGGGGCTGGCGCTGGCGATGGTGGCGCGCCGCTTCGGCGTCGCCCGCGAGGAGATCGCGGCGTTCGGCGACAACTACAACGACCTCGAGCTGTTCCGGGCCGCGGGCGTCCGCGTGGCGATGGAAAATGGCGAACAGGCCCTCAAGGACCAGGCGGACGTCATCGCCCCGCCGAACGGCGAGGGCGGCGTCGGGCAGGTCGTCGAGCGCCTGCTGGCGCAGAGCCGGTGA
- a CDS encoding DUF1622 domain-containing protein: MRGGWLRLRRTFGEIMLLGLQFLVAADIILTICNPDLQTVSVLAAIVIIRVVLSVSLGKEIHGLEERDADAKRHAPPRYE; encoded by the coding sequence ATGCGCGGCGGCTGGCTGCGGCTGCGCCGCACCTTCGGCGAGATCATGCTGCTCGGGCTGCAGTTCCTCGTCGCCGCCGACATCATCCTGACGATCTGCAACCCCGACCTGCAAACGGTCAGCGTGCTCGCCGCCATCGTGATCATCCGCGTCGTGCTCAGCGTCTCGCTGGGCAAGGAGATCCACGGTCTGGAGGAACGCGACGCCGACGCCAAGCGCCACGCGCCGCCGCGTTACGAATAA